In Helianthus annuus cultivar XRQ/B chromosome 9, HanXRQr2.0-SUNRISE, whole genome shotgun sequence, the following are encoded in one genomic region:
- the LOC110878676 gene encoding plant intracellular Ras-group-related LRR protein 4: MESSAKSVDEVVEEIMRLHRSLPPRPGIEDVEGAKILIRNADSEEQARMDAISRRKKGREVPDELFNVLVEMQKNLVRFQTMEQKREAVKLLELESYHQLFDEMIQRASKCVDPTGGGGDDITQPALSSLSNSGSFSGGNFSGNSVSTLTATPTSSSAFSLYCEKEAVKSSERFTRDDSYVTKPESSSFHDGIGRMFRSSDSPRPAIVDSTLKPAVTSGEDGEKLSLIKLASLIEVSFKKGAKDLNLRGLLMDQIEWLPDSIGKLSSLITLDLSENRLVALPSSIGNLSSLTKLDLHSNKIIELPESIGDLLKLTHLDLRANQLTSLPTTFGKLFCLEELDLSSNNLSSVPESICSLTRLQKLNIETNNIEELPYMIGQCSSLKELIADYNKLKALPEAIGKIGSLETLSVRYNNIGRLPTTMSSLANLKELDVSFNELESVPESLCFATTLVKINISNNFADLTSLPRSIGNLENLEELDMSNNQIRFLPDSFSMLSKLHVLKAEGNPLEIPPQSIIDQGPHVVVQYMKELQEKKQLKAQPVKQKKSWTHICFFSKSNKRKRNGMTT, from the exons ATGGAATCTAGTGCAAAATCTGTAGATGAGGTGGTGGAAGAGATAATGAGGCTTCATAGATCACTTCCACCAAGGCCGGGAATTGAGGATGTTGAAGGTGCGAAAATCTTGATACGGAATGCGGATAGTGAAGAACAGGCGAGGATGGACGCTATTAGTAGGAGAAAGAAGGGACGAGAGGTTCCGGATGAGCTGTTTAATGTGTTGGTAGAGATGCAAAAGAATTTAGTTCGGTTTCAGACGATGGAGCAGAAGAGGGAAGCTGTTAAGTTGCTTGAGCTTGAGAGTTATCATCAGCTGTTTGATGAAATGATTCAGAGAGCTTCTAAGTGTGTTGACCCgacaggtggtggtggtgatgatatTACGCAACCTGCGTTAAGCAGTTTGTCGAATTCGGGTTCTTTCTCTGGTGGTAATTTTAGTGGTAACTCTGTGAGTACTTTGACTGCGACTCCGACGTCGTCGTCGGCTTTTAGCTTGTATTGTGAGAAGGAGGCTGTTAAAAGTTCTGAGCGTTTTACTAGAGATGATAGCTATGTTACCAAGCCAGAGTCGAGTAGCTTTCACGATGGGATCGGAAGAATGTTTCGTTCCAGTGATTCTCCAAGGCCCGCGATCGTGGATTCTACTTTAAAACCTGCCGTTACTTCTG GTGAAGATGGTGAGAAATTGAGTCTCATAAAGCTTGCTAGTCTGATTGAAGTATCTTTTAAAAAAGGAGCAAAAGATCTTAATCTTAGGGGTTTATTAATGGACCAAATCGAATGGCTTCCTGATTCAATAGGAAAGTTATCTAGTTTAATCACGCTCGATCTATCAGAAAATCGGCTTGTTGCATTACCATCTTCAATCGGAAATCTTTCATCATTGACAAAACTAGATCTTCATTCTAACAAAATCATTGAACTCCCCGAATCTATAGGAGATCTCCTTAAGTTGACTCATCTCGATCTAAGAGCAAACCAGTTGACATCTCTGCCAACAACCTTCGGTAAATTATTCTGTCTTGAAGAGCTTGATTTGAGCTCAAACAACCTGTCATCGGTTCCTGAGTCGATATGCTCACTCACCCGTTTACAGAAACTCAACATCGAAACAAACAACATCGAAGAACTCCCATACATGATCGGTCAATGCTCTTCCCTCAAAGAGCTTATTGCAGACTACAACAAGCTTAAAGCCCTACCCGAAGCCATAGGTAAAATCGGGTCGTTAGAAACGCTCTCTGTTCGTTACAACAATATTGGTCGGTTACCAACCACGATGTCATCTCTAGCCAATCTTAAAGAGCTTGATGTAAGTTTCAACGAGCTCGAATCAGTCCCAGAAAGCTTATGTTTTGCTACGACCCTCGTGAAAATCAACATCAGCAACAACTTTGCTGACCTCACTTCCCTTCCAAGATCCATTGGAAACCTTGAGAATCTTGAAGAATTGGATATGAGTAACAACCAGATAAGATTCCTTCCAGATTCTTTCTCTATGCTATCAAAGTTACATGTTCTTAAAGCTGAAGGGAATCCTTTGGAAATACCACCACAATCCATAATTGATCAAGGCCCACAT GTTGTTGTTCAGTACATGAAGGAGCTCCAGGAGAAGAAGCAACTGAAAGCACAACCGGTCAAACAGAAGAAATCTTGGACACATATATGCTTCTTTTCGAAGTCTAACAAGCGCAAGCGTAATGGCATGACGACGTGA